A genomic stretch from Meriones unguiculatus strain TT.TT164.6M chromosome 15, Bangor_MerUng_6.1, whole genome shotgun sequence includes:
- the Asb1 gene encoding ankyrin repeat and SOCS box protein 1 — protein sequence MAEGGSPDGPGGPGPAGPNLKEWLREQFCDHPLEHCEDTRLHDAAYVGDLQTLRNLLQEESYLSRINEKSVWCCGWLPCTPLRIAATAGHGNCVDFLIRKGAEVDLVDVKGQTALYVAVVNGHLESTEILLEAGADPNGSRHHRSTPVYHASRVGRDDILKALIRYGADVDVNHHLTPDTRPPFSRRLTSLVVCPLYISAAYHNLQCFRLLLQAGANPDFNCNGPVNTQEFYRGSPACVMDAVLRHGCEAAFVSLLVEFGANLNLVKWESLGPEARGRRKMDPEALKVFKEARSIPRTLLSLCRVAVRRALGKYRLHLVPLLPLPDPIKKFLLYE from the exons ATGGCGGAAGGCGGGAGCCCCGATGGGCCGGGCGGCCCGGGGCCCGCAG GTCCTAATTTGAAGGAGTGGCTGAGAGAGCAGTTCTGTGACCATCCATTGGAGCACTGTGAAGATACGAGACTCCATGATGCAGCCTATGTAGGGGACCTACAGACCCTCAGGAACCTATTGCAGGAGGAGAGCTATCTGAG CCGCATCAATGAAAAGTCTGTCTGGTGCTGTGGCTGGTTGCCCTGCACACCACTGAGAATCGCAGCCACTGCAGGTCATGGCAACTGTGTGGATTTCCTCATACGCAAAGGGGCGGAGGTGGACCTGGTGGATGTCAAGGGGCAGACCGCCTTGTATGTGGCTGTAGTGAATGGGCACCTGGAGAGCACTGAGATCCTTTTGGAAGCTGGTGCTGACCCCAACGGCAGCCGGCACCACCGTAGCACTCCTGTCTACCATGCCTCTCGTGTGGGTAGGGATGACATCCTGAAGGCTCTTATCAG GTATGGGGCTGATGTTGATGTCAACCATCATCTGACTCCCGACACCCGGCCTCCTTTCTCAAGACGGCTTACCTCCTTGGTGGTCTGTCCTCTGTACATCAGTGCTGCCTACCATAACCTTCAGTGCTTTAGGCTGCTCCTACAAGCCGGGGCAAATCCTGACTTCAATTGCAATGGCCCTGTCAACACACAGGAATTCTACAGAGGCTCTCCTGCGTGTGTCATGGATGCTGTCCTGCGCCATGGCTGTGAGGCAGCCTTTGTAAGCCTGCTGGTAGAATTTGGAGCCAACCTGAACCTGGTGAAGTGGGAGTCACTGGGCCCAGAGGCAAGAGGCAGAAGAAAGATGGACCCTGAGGCCTTGAAGGTCTTTAAAGAGGCCAGAA GTATTCCCAGGACCTTGCTGAGTTTGTGCCGCGTGGCTGTGAGAAGAGCTCTTGGCAAATACCGATTACATCTGGTTCCCTTGCTGCCGCTGCCAGACCCCATCAAGAAGTTTCTGCTTTATGAGTAG